The following DNA comes from Gloeomargarita sp. SRBZ-1_bins_9.
GGGCCAATTCCTCTAGGGTGACCCCCTCCAGGCGCGGGTTGATGTCGGCCAACACCAGCTCGCCCCCCTTGAGGTCCTGCAGGAGAAACAGGGCCAGCTCCAACGTCTGCTGGGCGGCAGGGGAACCGTCATAGGCCACCAGAATCCGCTGGATGCGCTCGACATAGGTGTCGTCCTTCACCAGCAGCATGGGCCGGGATGCCAGTTGGAAAACGTATTGGCTAACGGAATTTTCCAGAATCGCCCGCAACCGGCCTAGCCCCCGCGACCCCATGATGATCAAATCCACCTCCAGTTCGTCGGCAACCCGGGGCACAACATCCTTGGGGTCCCCCTCCCGTAACATGGTGGTCACTTGCGTAGGCGGCAAACAACCGGTGCTAACCCCTTCGTCACGGCAGATGTGAATCTTGGCCAGAGCGTTTTTCAAGATTTCCACCCCTTCGGCTTGTTTGGCAACCATATCTTGGGCTGACGCCTGGGGAGTCACCACGTGTAGGACTGTCACCTGGGCTTGGCGAAGGCCGGGCAAATCAATCAGGGCGTTGAGCATTTCTTCCGTGTGACCCGTACCCGATACGGCCAACAAAATTTTGCGAATCATTGACGTCCTCCCACAGCCCAATCTATCTATAGGCTTAGACCAGAACCCTCGCCCCCGCCCGTACTTCTTCAGGTTTCTTCAAATTCAAACCACCGGCTGGGACACCCGTTGCGCTAAGTAGGCCAACACATCGGCCACCTGCGCCCGGTGCACCATTTGACCGTCAATACAGACGTTGGGACCGTACTTGCAAGCTTTTTGACAACCACTGGCCTCGACGAACACCCACTCGTCCCAGCCCCGCTGCCGCACCTTCTCGCCTAACTCTTGCAACAACGGCCCACTGCCCTGCTGGCGACAACGGCCCTTTTGACAGACTTGCACGCGACAGGGGGGTACGGTAACGGTTAGGGGTTCCGCAGGGGCAAAAATCAAAATATCGGTGGCCTGCCATCCCCCCGCATGCCAGCGCACGGCCACCTTCACCGCCATTCCCGGCTGGAGTTCTCGCAGCAACCCCGCTCGCAGGTATTTCGGCAGCTTCACCGGGTACTCCTGCGCCCCGTCATGAATGCGGATATATTTCAACTTGCCCTTGGCGGACGGCCAAAACCCGGTAAAGACGCCGCTGAGGATCCGCATAGCTGCAAGAAATGTGCAATAGATATTTTTTAGTATAGGGGATGGTGTCCGGTGGCATCCGCCCCATGACCCAAGTGTATTACGCGTGGTGGGGGCCGGGGATCCCCTATACCCAAGCCTGGACCTGGCAACGGGAGCAGGTGCGACAGCGCTTGGTCGACCCCCAGTTGCCGGATGTGGTGGCCCTGCTGGAGCATCAACCGGTTTATACCCTGGGGCGGGGGGCGTCCCTCCAGTTTTTACGCCTGCCCTTGGCGGAGTTGGGGGTTCCCGTCTATCGCACCGAGCGGGGAGGTGAGGTCACCTATCACGGGCCGGGGCAGGTGGTGGGCTACCCCATCTTGCGCCTGTCCCGCTACGGGCTGGATGTCCACCAGTACCTGCGCGCCCTGGAGGAAGTGATTATCCAGACGCTCAGGAGCTACGCTATTGCGGCGGGACGGAAAACCGGTTATACGGGGGTGTGGGTCGGGGATACCAAGGTGGCGGCCATTGGGATTGCCCTGCGTCGGGGCGTGACCATGCATGGGTTTGCCGTCAATGTCTGTACGGATTTGGCCGCCTTTAGCCGGATTGTTCCCTGCGGGATCGCCGCCTATCCGGTGGGCAACCTGGTGCAGTTCTGTCCGGGGTTAACGGTGATGCATGTGCAACAGGCCCTGGTGCAGCAGATGGAGCGGGTTTTCGGGATGACCATGGAGCAAGCGCCCCCAATTTCGATAAGATGCTAAGAATGACCCGTGGAGTGATGGCATGGACAAGGAGCAAATTTTTGCCAAGGTGCAAGAAATCGTGGCCGATACGTTGGACGTGCCGGCGGAAAAGGTGACCCCCGAGGCCCATTTCGCCAATGACCTGGGGGCGGATTCCCTGGCGACGGTGGACCTGGTGATGAAACTGGAAGAGGCCTTTGACATTGAAATTCCCGACAGCGCCGCCGAACAGATCACCACAGTGCAGCAGGCGGTGGATTATATTGCTCAACAAAAGGTAGCGGCGTAGGGGATGGCAGGTCGCGAGCGGGTGGTGGTCACAGGTCTGGGGGCCATTACGCCCCTGGGCAATACGGTGGCGGATTATTGGGCAGGACTGCTGGCGGGGCGCAGTGGCATCGGGCCGATTACCTTGTTTGACACCTCGGGCCACGCCTGCCGCATTGCCGGGGAAGTCAAGGATTTTGACCCCTGTGGGTACCTGGAGCGGCGGGACGCCAAACGCATGGACCGCTTCGCTCAGTTCGCCGTGTGCGCCAGTTTGCAGGCGGTTCAGGACGCGGGGTTGACCATCACCCCGGAAAACGCTGCCCAGGTGGGGGTGGTGATCGGCACAGGGGTCGGTGGCCTGCGGATTATGGAGGAACAGCACCAGGTGTTGCAGCAAAAAGGTCCCGACCGCTTGAGTCCCTTTACTGTGCCCATGATGATCTGCAATATGGCGGCGGGTTTGACGGCCATTCACTTGGGGGCCAAGGGACCCAATTCCTGTCCGGTGACGGCCTGTGCGGCGGGGGCCAACGCCATCGGGGATGCCTTTCGGCTCATCCAGCAGGGGTACGCCCAGGTGATGGTCTGCGGCGGTACGGAAGGGGCAGTTACCCCCTTGAGTATGGCGGCCTTTGCGGCCTGTCGCGCCATGTCCCTGCGTAATGAGGACCCCCAGCGGGCTTCCCGTCCCTTTGACCGAGACCGGGATGGTTTTGTCATGGGAGAGGGGGCGGGCGTCTTGGTGCTGGAGGCCCTCAGCCATGCCCAGGCCCGGGGGGCGCGTATCTATGCCGAATTGGTGGGCTATGGGTGCACCTGCGATGCCTATCACATCACCGCGCCGGTGCCGGATGGGGAGGGGGCGACGCGGGCAATGGAATTGGCTTTAAAGGATGGCAATTTGCGCCCTGATCAGGTGAGTTACATTAACGCCCACGGCACTAGTACCCCGGCGAATGACATTACGGAAACCAAGGCCATTAAGCGGGCACTGGGGGACCATGCCTACCAGGTGGCGGTGAGTTCCACCAAGTCCATGACGGGGCATTTGTTGGGGGGGTCAGGCGGCATTGAGGCGGTGGCAACGGTGCTGGCGGTTTACCACGACCGGGTGCCCCCCACCATCAACCTGGACCATCCGGACCCAGAGTGCGATTTGGATTACGTACCTCACCAGGCGCGGGCGATGTTGGTGGAGGTGGCCTTGTCCAATTCGTTCGGCTTTGGCGGGCACAATGTCACCCTGGCGTTTCGCAAGTTCCGCCCATGAGTCAGATTCGGGTGCTGGCCCTGGGGTTGATCCAGGAAGGGGACCGAGTCTTTGTTTCCCAGGGCTATGACCCGGCGCGGCAGTTGACGTTTTACCGGGCGCTGGGTGGGGGGGTGGAGTTCGGCGAACCCAGCCTCAAGGCCCTGCAGCGGGAATTTTGGGAAGAGTTGCAAGCCTCCCTGACGGACATCACGTACCTGGGCTGTCTGGAAAACATCTTTGTGTACAACGGCCAACCGGGCCACGAGATCATCCAGCTTTATCGCTGTCGCTTTGCCGACCCCAAATTTTACGCCCTGGACTCCATCCCTTTTCAGGAGGGGGAGCGCCGGAAATTGGCCCTGTGGGTGCCGGTGGAGCGATTTCTTAAGGGGGAACTCCTTCTCTACCCCGAAGCCTGCCTGCGCTATCTATCCCCCTGAATGACCCAGAACCAGTTGCCCTACACTAGACTGGGAAAGGAGCATCTAAACCCGACGATGCGGCGCCTTGATGTCTTGCTCATTGGCCTGGGGGTATTGGGAGCGGGGGGGGTCATCTATGCCCTGTTGCGGCTGTTGGGGCTAGAGGGGCTGACGGCAGGGGTGTGGACCCAGGGGATTTTGATGGGCGGTCTCATCCTCTGGATCAGTACCTATGCAGTACGGGTAGTGCGTAAGGATATGACCTACCACCGCCAGCGGGAACAGTATGAGCGAGCTTGGCTGGAGCATCAGATAGCACAACTCTCCCCGGAGGAGTTAGCGCGTCTCCAGGAGGACATCGAAGGCCAAGGTTAATCAATCACCCGCGCGACCACCAGGGTCATATCGTCCTCCGACCGCCCCTGCGGTCCCACAAAGGCCTTCACCCGCATAAACAGATACTCCAGGATGTCCTGGGGTTGGGTATGTAGGCTGCAGGCCTCCTGTACCGCCTGGGTCAAACCGGCAATTTCAAACCGCTGACCATAGGCATTCATGGCATCCGTCAGGCCATCCGTGTAATACACCAACACATCCCCCGCTTGGAGATAAACCGTGCCGTTTTCATAGCAACTGTTGGGTTCTAGGCCGATGATCATCCCCGCCGTATCCAGGGTTTGAATAGCAGGGGGACAGCTACGCCAGAGCAACGGGGGATTGTGGGCCGCATTGCAAAAGGTCAACCGGCGGGTCTGGGGGTCGTACTCCGAATAAAACAACGTGACAAACCGGTGGGAATTGGTCAAATCCTCGTACATGACCTGGTTGAGGTGGCTAAGGATGTCCGCCGGCGAATGCCCCCGCAACACCTCCGACCGCAACATTCCCCGCGTCATGGTCATGATCAACCCCGCCGGCACCCCCTTGCCCATGACATCGCCGATGACAATGGCCCAACGCTGCCCGCCCGCCACCGGAATGAAGTCGTAGTAATCCCCCCCCACCCGCTGGGCCATGGCATACCGAGACGCCAGCGCCAAACCGGGAATCTCCGGGCAACACTCCGGCAGGAGGTGTTTTTGGATCTCCGACCCCAGTTCCAACTCCCGGTCCAGCCGCTCCCGTTCCCGCAGGGCCAAGCGCAAATGTTCCTGCTCAATCGCTACGGCCGTCTGGTCCGCCACCAGGTTGAGGAGTTGCCGACGGGCGTCCGTAGTCACCACCCCCGGTTGCTCGCTCATAACCACCAGCCACCCCTGCACCTGACCCCCCACGATCACCGGTGTACTGGCGACCTCCACCCCCAGGACCACCGGCAATTCCCGTTCCAAACGCTCACCCAAGGCCTGTGGCGGGGTTGTTGCCGGTAAACCCTGGACATAATCCGCCAGTTGCGCCCGCAGGGTGGCCCATCCCTCCGGCCGGTGACTGTGAAATTGGTGCAGCACCAGCCGTTGTTCCGGTTCATTCCACAGCAGTAGGGCCGCTCCCTCCCCATCACAAACCCGCGTAGCAATCACCGGAATTAATTGCAAAAATTGATTCAAGTTATGCAAATTCCGCAGCGCCGACCCCAGGTAGCTTAATAGTTCCTGCACCTTGCGATGCTCCCGCTGGGAACGGGCCACCAATTCCTTTAGGGTTAAAACCCCCTGCATTGTGGCGGTTCGGGGATGGTCCGGCATGATCGGCCCAAGTCTGGGAAAATGTAATGCGTTATTTTAACACCCAAACGGGGGATGTCAAGGGTCATGAACGACATGCGCATCGAAACCGACAGCCTAGGAACCGTCAGCGTTCCTGCCCAGGCCTACTGGGGGAGTCAGACCGCCCGCGCTCTCCAGTATTTTGCCATTGGCCAAGAATTGATGCCCCGGGCGGTGATCCATGCCTTGGGGTTGATCAAAAAAGCGGCGGCGGCGGTGAATCAAGAACTGGGTTGTTTGGCACCCGAATTGGCCGGCCCCATTCAACAAGCGGCTCAGGAGGTAGCCGAAGGGCGCTGGGACGACCAATTTCCCCTGCGGGTCTGGCAAACTGGGTCCGGCACCCAAACCCACATGAACGTCAACGAAGTCATTGCCAACCGGGCCAACCAGCTCCTGGGCCAGCCCCTGGGCCGCAAAGCTCCCGTCCATCCCAACGACCATGTGAACCTGGGCCAGTCCTCCAACGATGTCTTTCCCACCGCCATGCACCTGGCCGCCGTGTTGACCTACCGCACCCACCTGCAACCGGCCCTGGCCCAACTCCAGCAGGCGATTCAGGAGAAAGTCCAGGCCTGGTGGAACATTGTGAAAATCGGCCGCACCCATTTGATGGACGCCGTGCCCTTAACCCTGGGGCAAGAATTTTCCGGTTACGCCGCCCACCTGGCCCACCACCAGGCCCACCTGGAAAGTTGCCTCCCCCAACTCTACGAACTGGCCATTGGCGGTACTGCCGTCGGCACCGGCCTCAACACCCATCCCGAATTTGGGCAACGGGTGGCAGCGCGGTTAGCCCAATGGACAGGTATCCCCTGGGTTAGAGCCACCAATCCCTTTGCCGCCTTAGCCGGCCACGAAGCCCTAGTGCATTTCAGCGGTGCCCTGGCGGCCCTGGCCGGTTCCCTCCTCAAAATTGCCAACGACATCCGCTGGTTGGGTTCGGGTCCCCGCTGTGGTTTGGGGGAACTACACCTGCCCGCCAATGAACCCGGGAGTTCCATCATGCCCGGCAAAGTCAACCCCACCCAAGCCGAGGCCCTGATCATGGTCGCCCTCCAGGTCATGGCCTGCCACAGCGCCGTCAATTTCGCCCACAGTCAGGGCAATTTGGAACTCAACGTCTGCAAACCCCTCATTATCTATAACGTACTCCAAGCATTGCACCTGCTGGGGGACGCCTGCCGTAGTTTTAGCCAGCATTGTGTGCAGGGGTTGACCCCTAACCTGACCCAAATCCAAGGTCATCTTCAGGCATCGTTGATGCTGGTGACCGCCCTCAATCCCCACATCGGTTATGACCGGGCCGCCCGGGTTGCCCAAAAAGCCTACCGGGAGCAAAAAAGCCTCTGCCAAGCCGGTGTAGAATTGGGCTATTTTACCCCCGAGGAATTTGCCGCCTGGGTGCAACCGGAACAGATGACCCGCCCTACCCTTTCCGGGGATAATGAAATCAGCAATTCGTCCCTGTCGCCATGAAACATACCCTTTCGGTTCTGGTGGAAGATGAAGCCGGTGTCCTGACCCGAATTGCTGGGTTGTTTGCCCGGCGGGGGTTTAATATCGAAAGCCTTGCTGTGGGGCCAGCGGAGCAGCCAGGTATCTCCCGGATCACGATGGTGGTCCCGGGGGATGACCGGGCCATTGAACAGCTCACCAAACAGCTCTACAAACTGATCAACGTCCTCAAGGTTCAAGACATCACCAACATCCCCTGTGTCGAGCGGGAACTGATGCTCCTCAAGGTGAACGCCACACCGGTCAGTCGGCGAGAAATCCTGGAAATTGCCCAGGTGTTTCGCGCCCGGGTGGTGGACCTGGCCGAGGATTCCCTCACCCTGGAGGTGACCGGCGACCCAGGTAAAATGGCGGCAATCATACAGATGTTGCAGAAGTTTGGCATCCGGGAGATGGCCCGCACGGGTAAAATTGCCCTGGTGCGCGAGTCGGGGGTCAACACCGAATATCTCAAAACCCTGGCCGGTCGTACACCCTGAGGGGGTTTGCTTCCAGAAAACTGGTGCTGCACTTGGGATGGCAAAAGTGATTCTGCTATGCTAGAAATTGCAGGATTTAGCAGGAAGAAGCCGATGGAAAATCTCGCGGAATTGCCCAAGGAACCGTTGACGGGAAAAGCCCTACTGAAAAAGTTGGAGGAGCTACGTCATCTCAGCCGGC
Coding sequences within:
- the acpP gene encoding acyl carrier protein; this translates as MDKEQIFAKVQEIVADTLDVPAEKVTPEAHFANDLGADSLATVDLVMKLEEAFDIEIPDSAAEQITTVQQAVDYIAQQKVAA
- the ilvN gene encoding acetolactate synthase small subunit, yielding MKHTLSVLVEDEAGVLTRIAGLFARRGFNIESLAVGPAEQPGISRITMVVPGDDRAIEQLTKQLYKLINVLKVQDITNIPCVERELMLLKVNATPVSRREILEIAQVFRARVVDLAEDSLTLEVTGDPGKMAAIIQMLQKFGIREMARTGKIALVRESGVNTEYLKTLAGRTP
- a CDS encoding DUF3007 family protein, which encodes MRRLDVLLIGLGVLGAGGVIYALLRLLGLEGLTAGVWTQGILMGGLILWISTYAVRVVRKDMTYHRQREQYERAWLEHQIAQLSPEELARLQEDIEGQG
- a CDS encoding SpoIIE family protein phosphatase, with protein sequence MPDHPRTATMQGVLTLKELVARSQREHRKVQELLSYLGSALRNLHNLNQFLQLIPVIATRVCDGEGAALLLWNEPEQRLVLHQFHSHRPEGWATLRAQLADYVQGLPATTPPQALGERLERELPVVLGVEVASTPVIVGGQVQGWLVVMSEQPGVVTTDARRQLLNLVADQTAVAIEQEHLRLALRERERLDRELELGSEIQKHLLPECCPEIPGLALASRYAMAQRVGGDYYDFIPVAGGQRWAIVIGDVMGKGVPAGLIMTMTRGMLRSEVLRGHSPADILSHLNQVMYEDLTNSHRFVTLFYSEYDPQTRRLTFCNAAHNPPLLWRSCPPAIQTLDTAGMIIGLEPNSCYENGTVYLQAGDVLVYYTDGLTDAMNAYGQRFEIAGLTQAVQEACSLHTQPQDILEYLFMRVKAFVGPQGRSEDDMTLVVARVID
- the lipB gene encoding lipoyl(octanoyl) transferase LipB; the protein is MTQVYYAWWGPGIPYTQAWTWQREQVRQRLVDPQLPDVVALLEHQPVYTLGRGASLQFLRLPLAELGVPVYRTERGGEVTYHGPGQVVGYPILRLSRYGLDVHQYLRALEEVIIQTLRSYAIAAGRKTGYTGVWVGDTKVAAIGIALRRGVTMHGFAVNVCTDLAAFSRIVPCGIAAYPVGNLVQFCPGLTVMHVQQALVQQMERVFGMTMEQAPPISIRC
- a CDS encoding NUDIX hydrolase, with translation MSQIRVLALGLIQEGDRVFVSQGYDPARQLTFYRALGGGVEFGEPSLKALQREFWEELQASLTDITYLGCLENIFVYNGQPGHEIIQLYRCRFADPKFYALDSIPFQEGERRKLALWVPVERFLKGELLLYPEACLRYLSP
- the fabF gene encoding beta-ketoacyl-ACP synthase II, translating into MAGRERVVVTGLGAITPLGNTVADYWAGLLAGRSGIGPITLFDTSGHACRIAGEVKDFDPCGYLERRDAKRMDRFAQFAVCASLQAVQDAGLTITPENAAQVGVVIGTGVGGLRIMEEQHQVLQQKGPDRLSPFTVPMMICNMAAGLTAIHLGAKGPNSCPVTACAAGANAIGDAFRLIQQGYAQVMVCGGTEGAVTPLSMAAFAACRAMSLRNEDPQRASRPFDRDRDGFVMGEGAGVLVLEALSHAQARGARIYAELVGYGCTCDAYHITAPVPDGEGATRAMELALKDGNLRPDQVSYINAHGTSTPANDITETKAIKRALGDHAYQVAVSSTKSMTGHLLGGSGGIEAVATVLAVYHDRVPPTINLDHPDPECDLDYVPHQARAMLVEVALSNSFGFGGHNVTLAFRKFRP
- the fumC gene encoding class II fumarate hydratase, translating into MNDMRIETDSLGTVSVPAQAYWGSQTARALQYFAIGQELMPRAVIHALGLIKKAAAAVNQELGCLAPELAGPIQQAAQEVAEGRWDDQFPLRVWQTGSGTQTHMNVNEVIANRANQLLGQPLGRKAPVHPNDHVNLGQSSNDVFPTAMHLAAVLTYRTHLQPALAQLQQAIQEKVQAWWNIVKIGRTHLMDAVPLTLGQEFSGYAAHLAHHQAHLESCLPQLYELAIGGTAVGTGLNTHPEFGQRVAARLAQWTGIPWVRATNPFAALAGHEALVHFSGALAALAGSLLKIANDIRWLGSGPRCGLGELHLPANEPGSSIMPGKVNPTQAEALIMVALQVMACHSAVNFAHSQGNLELNVCKPLIIYNVLQALHLLGDACRSFSQHCVQGLTPNLTQIQGHLQASLMLVTALNPHIGYDRAARVAQKAYREQKSLCQAGVELGYFTPEEFAAWVQPEQMTRPTLSGDNEISNSSLSP
- a CDS encoding (2Fe-2S) ferredoxin domain-containing protein; amino-acid sequence: MRILSGVFTGFWPSAKGKLKYIRIHDGAQEYPVKLPKYLRAGLLRELQPGMAVKVAVRWHAGGWQATDILIFAPAEPLTVTVPPCRVQVCQKGRCRQQGSGPLLQELGEKVRQRGWDEWVFVEASGCQKACKYGPNVCIDGQMVHRAQVADVLAYLAQRVSQPVV
- a CDS encoding universal stress protein is translated as MIRKILLAVSGTGHTEEMLNALIDLPGLRQAQVTVLHVVTPQASAQDMVAKQAEGVEILKNALAKIHICRDEGVSTGCLPPTQVTTMLREGDPKDVVPRVADELEVDLIIMGSRGLGRLRAILENSVSQYVFQLASRPMLLVKDDTYVERIQRILVAYDGSPAAQQTLELALFLLQDLKGGELVLADINPRLEGVTLEELAQRPEANPILAAAIQKIRQRGLKYRCIVREGNPGVQLCQIAQEVSADLVMLGSPDRRPTIARSLVDLDRLLGNSVSDYVRVHADAPVLLVRAPAQS